One stretch of Priestia megaterium DNA includes these proteins:
- a CDS encoding PH domain-containing protein, protein MEFEHLKGKLPLEAKKAMRWQSIFTHSLWLLATAGYFLLVHFFDWWSIIGWISAGLLVVSFIIYTIIAPNVYMNVYSYEVTDTQIDVQRGLFIWYHTKIPLVKVQHVETLTGPIFRKFDLASVKIITAAGSVEIPALVQRDAEALREYIARLAEVDDEDE, encoded by the coding sequence ATGGAGTTTGAACATTTAAAGGGCAAATTGCCCCTCGAGGCTAAAAAAGCGATGCGCTGGCAATCCATTTTTACGCATAGCCTGTGGCTTCTTGCAACAGCGGGTTATTTTCTACTCGTTCATTTTTTTGATTGGTGGTCAATTATTGGATGGATATCAGCTGGACTATTAGTCGTGAGCTTTATCATATATACAATTATAGCTCCAAATGTATATATGAATGTATATTCATATGAAGTAACAGATACTCAAATTGATGTACAAAGAGGGCTATTCATCTGGTATCATACGAAAATTCCGCTTGTGAAAGTGCAGCACGTTGAAACTTTGACAGGGCCGATTTTTCGAAAATTTGACTTGGCATCTGTTAAAATCATCACAGCAGCCGGAAGCGTCGAAATTCCTGCACTTGTACAAAGAGATGCTGAAGCACTGCGAGAGTATATTGCTAGACTAGCAGAGGTAGATGATGAAGATGAGTAA
- a CDS encoding carbohydrate kinase family protein, producing the protein MKKGIISYGEAFIDFIAKNESNTSFDPFLGGTTVNVAVGVQKLGAKAYYICKLGSDETSDFVRKKLLSEGVNQSGCVISETKKVCEVYVHKSKEGDRYFHSYIDSTPHEQVYKHELRESLFEEAAIFYFGSGTLFQPISQETTKEAVKLAKKHRMLVAFDPNLRMKRWKSEEACRNIVTPFLYETDILKISQDELLFLMNSADLTESLEKLRAYHVPYVWVTQGENGAVVVTANQTLHVSAKEVQAIDTTGAGDAFMAGILWCVHIKGLPESEESRKQYTMFTNALGGAVSARYGGMISLKAKDVSSIKAGS; encoded by the coding sequence TTGAAAAAAGGAATTATTTCATACGGTGAGGCATTTATTGATTTTATCGCGAAAAACGAATCTAACACTAGCTTTGACCCTTTTTTAGGAGGCACAACCGTTAATGTAGCAGTCGGAGTTCAGAAGTTAGGAGCAAAAGCATATTATATCTGCAAGTTAGGCAGTGATGAAACAAGTGATTTTGTAAGAAAGAAACTTTTAAGTGAAGGAGTAAATCAAAGCGGCTGTGTAATATCGGAGACTAAAAAAGTTTGTGAAGTGTATGTACATAAAAGTAAAGAAGGAGATCGTTACTTCCATTCCTACATAGATTCTACACCTCATGAGCAAGTGTATAAACATGAGCTGCGGGAATCTTTATTTGAGGAGGCAGCGATTTTTTATTTTGGATCAGGTACGTTGTTTCAGCCGATTTCTCAGGAAACTACAAAAGAAGCTGTGAAGCTCGCAAAAAAACATCGTATGCTTGTAGCTTTTGATCCAAATCTTCGAATGAAAAGATGGAAAAGTGAAGAAGCATGTAGAAATATCGTGACACCGTTTTTGTACGAAACAGACATTTTGAAAATCTCTCAAGATGAGCTTCTATTTTTGATGAATTCAGCAGACCTGACAGAAAGTCTAGAAAAACTGAGAGCGTATCATGTTCCGTACGTATGGGTCACTCAAGGAGAAAACGGCGCAGTAGTCGTTACTGCAAATCAAACGCTGCATGTGAGTGCAAAAGAAGTGCAGGCGATAGACACGACGGGAGCGGGTGATGCATTTATGGCAGGCATTTTATGGTGTGTTCACATAAAAGGGTTACCTGAAAGTGAGGAGTCACGGAAGCAGTACACAATGTTTACTAATGCGTTAGGTGGAGCAGTTTCGGCAAGGTACGGAGGAATGATTTCGCTTAAAGCAAAAGATGTATCTAGTATAAAAGCAGGTAGCTGA
- a CDS encoding cysteine-rich CWC family protein, with the protein MAFSGDDSRCPICGEKNNCASIQGREIEKCWCMQKVFTPDLFKQIPLESRGKACVCVKCVGRQKKEGED; encoded by the coding sequence ATGGCATTTTCAGGAGATGATAGCAGATGTCCTATCTGCGGAGAAAAAAATAACTGTGCTTCTATACAAGGCAGAGAAATAGAAAAGTGTTGGTGCATGCAGAAAGTTTTTACTCCTGATCTGTTTAAACAAATTCCTTTAGAAAGCAGAGGAAAAGCATGTGTATGTGTCAAATGCGTTGGGAGACAGAAGAAAGAAGGTGAGGATTAA
- a CDS encoding D-serine ammonia-lyase — MTTHLFHQKPLATWMREYPLLTPLINKQEILWINPYIKPAQKALSSLSLHTKDIKDAKERLSRFSSFLQIAFPELKASQGIIESPLQEITYMKDYLNQQMNNKLQGKLLMKCDHDLPISGSIKARGGIYEVLKFAESLAIKEGLLTEEDSYALLTEERCKKLFSSYSIAVGSTGNLGLSIGIMSATLGFNVTVHMSADAKKWKKDLLRSKGVTVIEYQSDYGKAVEEGRKQAEADPTCHFIDDEQSRDLFLGYSVAALHLEKQLAELRIQVDAEHPLFVYLPCGVGGGPGGITFGLKAIYGDHVHCFFAEPTHSPCMLLGLMTELHDGISVTDIGLDNVTAADGLAVGRPSSFVGETIKSLISGIYTVEDDQLFRFIYELANRENMYIEPSAAAGLQGPLHLMESGSSYIQAQGLENDMSKATHLVWSTGGSMVPADVMNRYYEQGKKLKNK, encoded by the coding sequence ATGACAACACATTTATTTCACCAAAAACCCCTTGCTACATGGATGCGTGAATATCCTTTATTAACACCTTTAATCAATAAACAGGAAATACTTTGGATAAATCCTTATATAAAACCTGCTCAAAAAGCACTTTCGTCTCTTTCTTTACATACCAAAGATATAAAAGATGCAAAAGAGCGACTTTCTCGCTTTTCTTCTTTTCTTCAAATCGCTTTTCCGGAGCTGAAAGCATCACAAGGAATAATTGAATCACCTCTTCAAGAAATTACATATATGAAAGACTATTTAAATCAACAAATGAATAACAAGTTGCAAGGAAAATTACTGATGAAATGCGATCATGACCTTCCCATATCAGGTTCTATTAAAGCAAGAGGCGGCATTTATGAAGTATTAAAATTTGCTGAAAGTCTTGCTATCAAAGAAGGACTGCTTACGGAGGAAGACAGCTACGCTCTTCTAACGGAAGAACGATGTAAAAAGTTATTTTCTTCTTATTCTATTGCAGTAGGATCTACCGGTAATTTAGGTTTAAGCATTGGTATTATGAGCGCCACTCTCGGCTTTAATGTCACTGTCCATATGTCAGCGGACGCTAAAAAATGGAAAAAAGATCTGCTTCGTTCTAAAGGTGTAACCGTTATTGAATATCAGTCTGACTACGGAAAAGCCGTGGAAGAAGGACGAAAGCAAGCCGAAGCAGACCCTACCTGTCATTTTATTGACGATGAGCAGTCTAGAGATTTATTTCTTGGTTATTCCGTGGCTGCTTTACATTTGGAAAAGCAGCTAGCCGAGCTGCGGATTCAAGTAGACGCCGAACACCCTTTATTTGTCTATTTACCTTGCGGAGTAGGCGGGGGTCCTGGCGGTATTACGTTTGGATTAAAAGCAATATACGGTGATCACGTTCACTGCTTTTTTGCTGAACCTACTCACTCTCCTTGCATGCTGCTTGGCTTAATGACCGAGCTGCATGATGGCATTTCCGTTACGGATATTGGACTTGATAACGTAACAGCTGCCGATGGACTAGCTGTAGGAAGGCCATCTAGCTTTGTGGGCGAAACGATAAAATCGCTTATTAGTGGAATTTATACCGTAGAAGATGATCAGCTTTTCCGATTTATTTATGAGCTAGCCAATCGTGAAAATATGTATATAGAACCTTCAGCAGCGGCTGGTTTACAAGGGCCTCTTCACCTGATGGAAAGCGGATCTTCCTATATACAAGCGCAAGGACTAGAAAACGATATGTCAAAAGCTACTCACCTTGTATGGTCAACTGGAGGAAGTATGGTGCCTGCTGATGTGATGAATCGTTATTACGAGCAAGGAAAAAAGTTAAAGAATAAATAA
- a CDS encoding TIGR00730 family Rossman fold protein: MKSICVFAGSSAGIKTEYKEAAVSLGRYMAQKNYRLIYGGSRMGLMGEVANEMLQHGGEVIGIMPRGLFSGEIVHTALTELIEVESMHERKATMHELADGYIALPGGFGTFEELFEALCWAQIGIHKKPVGLLNVNGYYNPLMQMVQHAVDEGFSTDSAIRLINISDTPEQLISSMDTYTSPSEGQKWNTER; encoded by the coding sequence TTGAAATCAATTTGTGTGTTTGCAGGATCAAGCGCTGGAATAAAAACAGAATATAAAGAGGCCGCCGTCTCGCTAGGACGCTACATGGCCCAGAAAAACTACCGGCTGATTTACGGAGGCTCACGAATGGGTCTGATGGGAGAAGTCGCAAATGAAATGCTTCAGCATGGAGGCGAAGTCATCGGTATTATGCCCCGCGGTTTGTTTAGCGGTGAAATTGTTCATACCGCGCTGACAGAACTCATCGAAGTAGAGAGCATGCATGAGCGAAAAGCAACTATGCACGAGCTAGCTGATGGTTATATTGCACTTCCTGGAGGTTTCGGGACATTTGAAGAATTGTTTGAAGCTCTTTGCTGGGCTCAAATTGGTATACATAAAAAACCAGTAGGGTTATTAAATGTGAACGGCTACTACAACCCGCTTATGCAAATGGTTCAGCATGCCGTAGATGAAGGGTTTTCTACGGATTCTGCTATTCGTCTAATCAACATTTCTGATACTCCCGAACAGCTTATCTCTTCAATGGACACCTACACGTCCCCTTCAGAGGGCCAAAAATGGAACACTGAACGCTAA
- a CDS encoding PH domain-containing protein codes for MSKRLHPLYIAIAFIEHIKNNILPFVFVFIVNRHLLFTYWWATLLAGGVVALFAFFTWREFRYEVTETEVRLYKGILKKEKRFIQRNRIQSIQLDQPFVFRILRLARLRIDTASSGTDAEIDLSGISLKEAHHLKDTLKLSGSQPEIREKSPERTMKVSVKQLALAAAFSGNFGYIFAALGFLYQYIDTYINRWVKTAYEEVIHQSMLGLVVLVAVIVVFAYLLSIVLYVIRFGGFTVERYDHYLHIKYGLLNKKSLTIPFHKIQAVTIEEGLVRRLFGWSAVSLNVVTSDLKEKVYLHPFIQQKEISALMNVYVPHYEYIKCPRNTAIQYAWYPLLVPLLLFAAAGIGISFWKSLFVWVIAMLCLAYVLIHWLGYRQGGLMMNDVFVSIRSQFLTRKTTIIRRKKVEEIEVFAGTFLWKKGYRKVKISTMGTSGSYKSGYFPFEIWHPIFLRAASSKKA; via the coding sequence ATGAGTAAGCGGCTGCATCCGCTATATATTGCAATAGCATTTATTGAACATATAAAAAATAATATCCTGCCTTTTGTGTTTGTATTTATTGTCAATCGGCACCTGTTGTTTACATATTGGTGGGCAACGCTATTAGCGGGAGGCGTAGTCGCTTTATTTGCTTTTTTTACTTGGAGGGAATTTCGTTATGAAGTAACGGAAACGGAAGTGCGTCTGTATAAAGGGATTTTAAAAAAAGAAAAACGATTTATTCAACGAAATCGCATTCAATCGATTCAGTTAGATCAGCCGTTTGTTTTTAGAATTCTTCGCTTAGCCCGGCTTCGTATTGACACGGCCAGCAGTGGTACGGATGCTGAAATTGATTTATCTGGTATTTCACTAAAAGAAGCGCACCATCTTAAAGATACGTTAAAGCTGTCAGGAAGTCAGCCGGAAATAAGGGAAAAAAGTCCTGAACGTACGATGAAAGTTTCGGTGAAACAGCTGGCGTTAGCTGCTGCGTTTTCCGGGAATTTTGGCTATATATTTGCTGCTCTTGGTTTTCTCTATCAGTATATTGATACGTATATCAACCGCTGGGTGAAGACAGCTTACGAAGAAGTGATTCACCAATCGATGCTTGGTTTAGTTGTATTAGTGGCTGTAATTGTGGTGTTTGCTTATTTGCTGTCTATCGTTTTATATGTGATACGATTTGGCGGTTTTACAGTGGAACGCTACGATCATTATCTACATATTAAATACGGACTGTTAAATAAGAAATCCCTTACGATTCCTTTTCATAAAATACAGGCTGTTACGATAGAGGAAGGGTTGGTTCGACGCTTATTTGGATGGTCTGCCGTTTCGTTAAACGTCGTAACCTCTGATTTAAAAGAAAAAGTTTATTTGCACCCGTTTATCCAGCAAAAAGAGATTTCAGCATTAATGAACGTATATGTGCCGCACTATGAATATATAAAGTGTCCAAGAAATACAGCTATTCAATATGCATGGTACCCATTACTAGTACCGCTCTTGTTATTTGCAGCGGCAGGGATTGGCATCAGTTTTTGGAAATCACTGTTTGTGTGGGTTATTGCCATGCTATGCCTCGCATACGTACTTATTCACTGGTTGGGCTATCGCCAAGGCGGCTTGATGATGAACGATGTATTTGTCAGTATTCGATCGCAGTTTTTAACACGAAAAACAACGATTATTAGAAGAAAGAAAGTGGAAGAAATTGAGGTGTTTGCAGGCACCTTTTTATGGAAAAAAGGATACCGGAAAGTGAAAATTTCAACTATGGGTACAAGCGGCAGCTATAAGTCGGGATATTTTCCATTTGAGATTTGGCATCCTATCTTTCTGCGAGCTGCTTCGTCTAAAAAGGCATGA
- a CDS encoding cytochrome P450 yields MNPKAVKRENRYANLIPMQEIKSVEQQLYPFDIYNSLRQEAPIRYDESRNCWDVFDYETVKYILKNPSLFSSKRAMEERQESILMMDPPKHTKLRNLVNKAFTPRAIQHLEGHIEEIADYLLDEVSSKKKFDIVEDLAGPLPIIVIAELLGVPIQDRALFKKYSDDLVSGAENNSDEAFAKMMQKRNEGVIFLQGYFKEIIAERQKNKQEDLISLLLEAEIDGEQLTEEEVLGFCILLLVAGNETTTNLITNGVRYMTEDVDVQNEVRQDISLVPNLVEETLRYYPPIQAIGRIAAEDVELGECKIKKGQQVISWAASANRDSAKFERPNTFVVHRKTNPHVSFGFGIHFCLGAPLARMEGKIAFAKLLKKGEFRKVQNQSLKPIDSPFVFGVKKYEIAFNNA; encoded by the coding sequence ATGAACCCAAAAGCAGTGAAAAGAGAAAATCGTTATGCTAACTTAATTCCTATGCAAGAAATTAAATCCGTTGAACAGCAGCTTTACCCATTTGATATTTATAACAGTCTGCGTCAGGAGGCACCTATTCGTTACGATGAAAGCCGAAACTGCTGGGATGTATTTGATTATGAAACAGTAAAGTATATTTTAAAAAACCCGTCGCTTTTTTCATCCAAACGAGCAATGGAAGAACGTCAAGAAAGTATCTTAATGATGGATCCTCCAAAACACACAAAATTACGAAACTTAGTGAATAAAGCTTTTACGCCAAGAGCTATTCAGCACTTGGAGGGTCATATTGAAGAGATTGCAGATTATTTATTAGATGAAGTAAGCAGCAAAAAAAAGTTTGATATAGTAGAAGACTTGGCTGGACCACTGCCGATTATTGTAATAGCAGAGCTACTGGGAGTACCAATACAAGACCGAGCACTGTTTAAAAAGTACTCCGATGACTTAGTGAGCGGTGCTGAAAATAATTCAGACGAAGCTTTTGCGAAAATGATGCAAAAGCGTAATGAAGGCGTGATTTTTTTGCAAGGGTATTTTAAAGAAATTATCGCCGAGCGTCAGAAAAATAAACAAGAAGATCTTATTTCGCTGCTTTTAGAAGCAGAAATTGACGGTGAGCAATTAACAGAAGAGGAAGTACTGGGGTTTTGTATTTTATTGCTAGTAGCAGGCAATGAAACAACAACAAACTTAATTACGAACGGAGTCCGGTATATGACAGAAGACGTAGACGTGCAGAATGAAGTTCGTCAAGACATATCGCTAGTGCCGAACCTGGTGGAAGAAACGCTTCGCTATTATCCTCCTATTCAAGCGATTGGACGCATAGCTGCTGAAGATGTAGAACTTGGAGAGTGTAAGATTAAAAAAGGGCAGCAGGTAATTAGCTGGGCAGCAAGTGCAAATAGAGATTCAGCTAAGTTTGAACGCCCTAACACTTTTGTAGTGCATCGTAAAACGAATCCTCACGTAAGCTTTGGATTTGGCATCCATTTTTGCTTAGGAGCACCGCTAGCAAGAATGGAAGGGAAAATTGCTTTTGCTAAATTACTAAAAAAAGGGGAATTTCGTAAAGTTCAGAATCAGTCTTTAAAGCCAATAGATAGCCCTTTTGTTTTTGGCGTAAAAAAATATGAAATTGCTTTTAATAACGCTTGA
- a CDS encoding NAD-dependent malic enzyme — protein sequence MLNNLIRTLMVQTPTVPGNLGRVATAIGNVGGDIGEVETVKVGHNYTMRSITVQVESEDQLEELLEAVRSLEGITLHTVSDEVLHAHEGGKIQMKSKMKIESIADLRRVYTPGVANVCRAIQEQPDKAKIYTSIGNTVAIVTDGTAILGLGNIGPVAGMPVMEGKAALFDQLANVNAIPILLNVNEPEEIIQTVKNISPGFGGILLEDIGSPHCFEIEERLKEELDIPVMHDDQHGTAVVTLAAAISACRSTGVNLKEAKVGQIGLGAAGIATCRMFMAYGVKQVIGADKSPEANERLVSYGGKVADSLEELMENCDIVIATTGVPGLIQKEWIRKGQIILALSNPKPEIEPEDALEAGAIYATDGRSVNNVLGFPGIFRGVLNAGVRDITHTMLLAAAEAIANSTRPGDLVPHPLNLAVHEAVSEAVERAAVVHGEKDGVYR from the coding sequence ATGCTGAATAATTTAATACGCACATTAATGGTACAAACGCCGACCGTACCGGGAAACTTAGGAAGAGTAGCAACAGCTATCGGAAATGTTGGAGGAGACATTGGCGAGGTTGAAACCGTTAAAGTAGGACATAACTACACCATGAGAAGCATTACGGTTCAAGTAGAAAGTGAAGACCAGCTTGAGGAATTGCTTGAAGCGGTTCGCAGTTTAGAAGGTATTACTTTACATACAGTATCAGATGAAGTTCTTCACGCGCATGAAGGCGGTAAAATTCAAATGAAAAGCAAAATGAAAATTGAGTCGATTGCTGACTTAAGAAGAGTGTATACACCAGGTGTAGCAAACGTTTGCCGTGCTATTCAAGAACAGCCCGACAAAGCTAAAATTTATACGAGCATTGGAAACACGGTTGCGATTGTAACGGATGGTACCGCTATACTAGGATTAGGAAATATTGGTCCAGTTGCAGGAATGCCCGTTATGGAAGGAAAAGCTGCGTTATTTGATCAACTTGCCAATGTAAACGCTATCCCCATTTTGTTGAATGTAAATGAGCCGGAAGAAATCATTCAAACGGTTAAAAATATTTCACCGGGATTTGGCGGTATTTTACTAGAAGATATAGGGTCGCCTCACTGCTTTGAAATTGAAGAACGTTTAAAAGAAGAGCTCGATATTCCAGTTATGCATGATGATCAACACGGAACAGCAGTTGTGACGCTAGCAGCAGCTATCTCAGCTTGTCGCAGCACAGGTGTGAATTTGAAAGAAGCAAAAGTAGGGCAGATTGGCTTAGGAGCAGCCGGTATCGCTACTTGCAGAATGTTCATGGCTTACGGTGTCAAACAGGTGATAGGAGCTGATAAGTCTCCTGAAGCGAATGAGCGCTTAGTCAGCTACGGTGGAAAAGTAGCGGATTCGTTAGAAGAGCTTATGGAGAACTGTGATATTGTTATTGCGACAACAGGTGTACCTGGCCTAATACAAAAAGAATGGATCCGAAAAGGGCAAATCATTCTAGCACTTTCTAATCCAAAGCCAGAAATTGAACCTGAAGATGCTCTTGAAGCAGGAGCTATTTACGCTACTGACGGAAGGTCAGTGAATAATGTACTTGGCTTCCCAGGTATTTTCAGAGGAGTGTTAAATGCGGGGGTGCGCGATATTACGCATACGATGCTTTTAGCTGCAGCTGAAGCCATTGCGAATTCAACGCGTCCAGGCGATTTAGTTCCTCACCCTCTTAATCTAGCTGTACATGAAGCAGTATCTGAAGCAGTTGAAAGAGCGGCTGTTGTACACGGAGAGAAAGACGGCGTTTATCGATAA